Proteins found in one Abyssibius alkaniclasticus genomic segment:
- a CDS encoding RDD family protein, whose product MFNDASYSGPSGLPHPEADAQFYRDVPQRRLIAWLFDAVIIGTLALLILIGTLGFAAFILPLVLVALSFVYRVFMLQTASATIGMRLVGIELRDRRGLKFDRKTAIAHTLLYTIATILFPLQILSCYLMYSGRYGQGLHDMALGTTAINSPANY is encoded by the coding sequence ATGTTCAACGACGCATCCTACTCTGGCCCCTCCGGCCTGCCCCACCCCGAAGCCGATGCACAGTTTTACCGCGATGTGCCGCAACGCCGGCTGATCGCCTGGCTGTTCGATGCGGTGATCATCGGCACGCTGGCCCTGCTCATTCTCATCGGCACGCTTGGCTTTGCCGCCTTCATTCTGCCGCTCGTTCTGGTGGCACTTTCCTTCGTCTATCGGGTGTTCATGCTGCAAACAGCTTCCGCCACGATAGGAATGCGCCTTGTGGGGATAGAGCTGCGTGACCGTCGCGGGCTCAAATTCGACCGCAAGACCGCCATTGCCCATACGCTGCTTTATACAATCGCAACCATCCTGTTTCCGCTGCAAATCCTGTCGTGTTACCTGATGTATTCCGGGCGCTACGGGCAGGGCTTGCACGATATGGCGCTTGGCACCACGGCCATTAACAGCCCCGCAAATTACTGA
- a CDS encoding lysophospholipid acyltransferase family protein has protein sequence MSDKSKLRHYIDALPIWLLPKLLRPLPFRMRVRFGAWMLSGVLRHVPSLRKRITNNLDHVFPDMPRPEKRRLLRNIARNIGLGFFELIYNSEYQKRTHEMRLSGDVATLDAAHAEGRPVLLVSAHFGQFEAARAMLGPRTKPLGALYHPAHNPVFERIYTPALAAAGPIFPTTPRGLAALSKHLKGGGFVALLLDQYADDGVPMPFVGRMAKTGLSMARLALKNNALIVPLICVRGDDGVTIDVQIAPPLASTDALTMTRELNDFMSAEILKRPEQWYWLHRRWKNMPTQDVENT, from the coding sequence ATGAGCGATAAATCCAAACTGCGCCACTATATCGATGCTTTGCCGATCTGGCTGTTGCCCAAGCTGCTGCGCCCGCTGCCCTTCCGGATGCGGGTGCGCTTTGGGGCCTGGATGCTTTCGGGCGTGTTGCGCCATGTGCCAAGCCTGCGCAAGCGCATCACCAACAATCTTGACCATGTCTTTCCCGATATGCCCAGGCCCGAAAAACGCCGCCTGCTGCGCAACATTGCCCGCAATATCGGCCTTGGCTTTTTCGAGCTGATCTACAACTCCGAATACCAAAAGCGCACCCATGAGATGCGGCTCAGCGGCGATGTGGCCACGCTGGATGCCGCCCATGCCGAAGGCCGCCCGGTGCTGCTTGTCTCGGCGCATTTCGGCCAGTTTGAAGCCGCGCGCGCCATGCTCGGGCCGCGCACCAAACCGCTTGGCGCGCTTTACCACCCCGCGCATAACCCGGTGTTCGAGCGTATTTACACCCCTGCGCTGGCAGCGGCTGGCCCGATCTTTCCGACCACGCCGCGCGGCCTGGCGGCGCTCAGCAAGCACCTGAAAGGCGGTGGCTTCGTCGCGCTGCTGCTTGACCAATATGCCGATGATGGCGTGCCCATGCCCTTTGTCGGACGCATGGCGAAAACCGGGTTGTCTATGGCGCGGCTTGCGCTCAAGAACAACGCGCTGATCGTGCCGCTGATTTGCGTGCGCGGCGATGACGGTGTCACGATCGATGTGCAGATCGCCCCGCCGCTTGCCAGCACCGATGCGCTGACAATGACACGTGAGTTGAACGATTTCATGTCTGCCGAGATATTGAAACGCCCCGAACAATGGTATTGGCTGCACCGGCGCTGGAAAAACATGCCCACCCAAGACGTTGAAAACACTTAG
- a CDS encoding DUF2852 domain-containing protein, whose translation MSAPVEWLKNTQTWLDGHGPMAWTAAMVLGFIFLWPVGLFLLFYMIGTNRMWKRSHARSCGHRRGFGSQTGNVAFDKYRDETLRRLEEEQKAFTGFLDQLRAAKDQAEFDDFMANRARRPAPQAEPEEDTRSAYTPPRAPGFGDASPA comes from the coding sequence ATGTCCGCCCCAGTCGAATGGCTAAAGAATACCCAGACATGGCTTGATGGGCACGGGCCAATGGCCTGGACCGCCGCAATGGTGCTTGGCTTTATCTTTCTGTGGCCCGTTGGCCTTTTCCTTCTCTTTTACATGATCGGAACCAATCGTATGTGGAAACGCAGTCACGCACGTTCATGCGGCCATCGCCGCGGCTTTGGCAGCCAGACCGGCAATGTCGCCTTTGACAAATATCGCGACGAAACCCTGCGCCGCCTGGAAGAAGAGCAAAAAGCCTTTACCGGCTTTCTCGACCAGCTTCGCGCCGCAAAGGACCAGGCCGAGTTTGACGACTTCATGGCAAACCGCGCCCGCCGCCCGGCGCCGCAAGCCGAACCCGAAGAGGATACGCGCAGCGCCTATACACCGCCCCGCGCCCCCGGCTTTGGCGATGCCAGCCCGGCCTGA